The genomic region ggatggggaatacgtgtaactctatggctgattcatgtcaatgtatgacaaaacccactgaaatgttgtgaagtaattggcctccaactaataaaatataattaaaaaaaaaagaaaaccaccatcctgctttctgtctctataattgGATAACTCTCAGAAGTTCAcagaagtggaatcatacagtatttgtcttcttgtTATTGGCTGAGgttacttagcataatatcctcaagctGCCTCCATGTTGTAGCACACATCAGAATTTCCTGTCTTTTTAAGGCTGCCTAGTATTCTACTGTGTGTATAGATCACATGGTGCTTATCCATTCTTTCATggaaggacatttgggttgcttccaactTTCAACTATTGTGATAACACTCTTTTGAACACaagtgtacaaatatctctttgagatcctatttTCCATTCTTTGGGGTATACACCCATAGGGTgaatggatcatatggtaagtcaATCCATTTTTAGCTTTTGGAGAAATGCCACAACAGATGCACCATTTAACATGCACAAGGATTCATCAGCAGAACATAATCTAGAAGAAAATGGAGGTTCGGAGAAGTGAACGACTTCTTCAAAGGCACAGGAGTGTTGAGGAAGCCAATGTTCTAATAATATTCCCCTGGGTTCTTAACCTTGCTCTTAACCAAAATGCTGGCCTTGGACTTAAGAGTATTAGAAGAGAGAGCCCCCTGAAGGTAACTCGTGGTCACTGGGTCATCCTAGCCCTGCAGAGCCATGGTGAGGAGACATTTCAGGCCTCAAAGGAGCAGGAAACAGAGTCCTGTCATTTCTGATTCAGAATAAAGGTTGGTCCCCCTCTCACCAAGCAGTTGGGAGACCTCTCTGGTTTGATGCTATGACAGAGCTAGTCTAGAGTCTGTCCCTCCTACAAATTCCATCTCACTGTGCCCCAAAACAGAGTTCTTATTCCATATCATGCTGCAAGCAAAAAAACAGGAAGCTCTCAGTTTTCAGGATCCTTGGTGAAAAATTATGCAAAGTCTGAGCTCTTTGATTACCAAGCTCCTAAAACAGTCACTTCACATGTATCAAAGAGGGGACgaaataatgatgatgacaatCTTCCCTGCATTATACAGGAAAGGAGGGCAAAGGTGGTATGTAATTTGtgaaaactcagaaaaattaATATGTTCCAGAGCTGGttgatttcaattaaaaaatcatattcttaaCCATTCGTTTATTAaactgttcatttattcattcatgcatcctcaatcatgtctgacttttggtgaccccttggactgtagcctgccaggctcctctgtccgtggacttttccaggcaagaatcctggcgtgggttgccattttgtctcctgcatctcctgcctcggtaggcagagtctttaccactgagccacgtgggaagccccttttatcCACTCAGCTTATACCAGTTAAGCAGCTTCTGTCTATCACCACTGCATTTGAGGCTTTTTCTTCCCAAGAAGCAGAAAACTTATCTAGGCTCTTCAGctggtctaataattaaattgatgTGAGACAAATCACCAATTTAATTTGCTATGTATGTgaaattgtgaaagtgaaagtcactcagtcatgtccaacattttgtgaccccgaattctccaggccagaatactggagtgggtagcctttcccttctccaggggatcttccaaatccagggattgtactcaggtctcctgcattgcaggcagattctctaccagctgagccacaaggaaagcccaagaatactccaggggatcttcctgatccaggaatcaaaccggggtcttctgcattgcaggcagattctcctgcattgcaggcagattgttatgTATGACAGCCCCATAAAAACTTGAGGCTCAAGAGAGTCAAGCAAGGGAGGCTTATATGGTATCATGAGTTtaacataaaaaggaaagaatctggGGCTTCAAAGGGGAGGAAGATGGCTCAAAGGAAGATGGGAAAAGCAAATGCTCAGTGAACAAATGTTTGCCACTCCAAGCAGGGAAGACTTCCTGAGTTTAAAAagttgtatattatcaagtgtgaaatagatcgccagtccaggttggatgcatgagacaagtgcttggggctggtgcactggaatgacccagagggatgggatggggagggaggtgggagggggggttcaggatggggaacacatgtaaatccatggctgattcatgtcaatctatggcaaaaaccactagaatattgtaaagtaattagcctccaactaataaaaataatttggaaaaaaataaaaattgtctcGTAATAGCTCTCTTCCTGGCATAGGTCCCCTAATCCAATTATTTTGAGCACTTAAGGGAGAGGCAAGGAGTTTCTCCAGAGTCTGCTGGGTCTTAACTGCCTTCAGCTCAAAACAGTCTATCCACAAAAGGGGTACATTTGAGGAGATAGAATCCACTCCATCTTACTTTCCTTCACGCAACCTTTCCAGTAATTTTGAATCATATCAAAAGATGTATTTATGTTTAAGGAACCAAAGCTCAGAGACAGAGGACTTGATCAATGTGTCCTTTTACCACCTGCTCCCCATTACTCCATTGCTCCACGGAATTAGACTCCCAGGATCAAGGGCagatggtactttttttttttttttttttttttgaagtagtgTTGTTTAAAGCCTCTTCCCTGataattcagttggtaaagaatttgcctgcaatgcaggaaaccctgggttgattcctggtttgggaagattcactggagaaggattAGGctaaatttctgctgtacagattcagtgatacatatacatatacacattctttttcatattcttttccatcctgGTTTATCACATGATATTAAATAGAGTTTCCTGGGCTACACagttaggaccttgttgtttaagATGAACATTCTTAATGACTTTGTGTCTTGCGTTCTCAGCAGATCATATCAACTCCGTCAAGGATGCTGCGTCAGTATGTTCGCCAACTTGGTCAGAAGCTGGTCCACAGGCAGCCAGTGGAGCCCATAGAAGTGTCTGAGAGTCCTGCAGCTCATCTAAACACACTGGACCTGGTGGGCTTCGGTGTGGCCAGCACCTTGGGAGCAAGTGTGTACATCGTGGCTGGTGCTGTGGCCAAATACATAGCTGGACCAGCAACCATCATCTCCCTCTTGGTGGCTGCCCTGTCTTGTGTGATGTGCGGTCTCTGCTATGCTGAGTTACGGGCCCAGGTACCATGTTCTGGTTCTGTGTATCTCTACAGCTATGCCACCATGGGACAACTGTGCGCCTTCGTCATTGGCTGGAACCTCATCCTGTATTTAGTCATTGGTGAGATGATGGAGTGGGGGAAAGCGTAGGTCTTAAGATCAGGAAGTAAGGAGGGAGGAGGATTGGGATCTTCTCTCATTCACACTTTGCTATCTACCTTGTGTGGGAGGCGGATAACATTGGCAGGAAAACCCCACAACTTCATTGTACTCAGGTCTATCCTGTTTCTTCAAATGATGATCCaggaaaccagaaagaaaaggaactgtAGGGAGTGGATGAGAGGGAGGCATGGCCCACAGGCTCATCCATTCACCATATTGAAGTTTTTGGTCAGCTGTTGTCTTTGTGGGATTTtccattaccacgtgatttaaaattttcagctctcatctcccagcctccctggtcccacttttctgtgttttcttgcatAACATTGATCTCCTCCTAATTATACCAAATAGTGACTTTTTTGTGAGTTATCTGGGTCtgctcttcccaccccaggaagagAAACTCTTTGAGGTTAGGTACTTTGTCTTTCTTTCATAACATATCCCACGGCACATAGTCAAGAATCAATTTATCCTTGTTAATGAATATTCTTCTGCCTCTACAGGCACTGCCAGTTTGTCCAAAGTGTGGAGCATCACCTTTGACAGCCTGATTGGAAACCACATCTCTCAGGCATTAGAGGAGACTTTCTCTCCATATATGCCCTCTTTCCTGGCCACGTTCCCAGACTTTGTCGCTCTGGCCTTGTTGCTGGTGATGATCGGTGAGAAGGGGACAGAGATAGGATGAGAAGAGTGGGGTGTGAAGAAGGAGCTGGGGATGGAAAGGCTTGGGTGCAGAATGAGGGGGGTTAGGACTGGAAGGAAAGGTGGCAGGAGGGGAGGACACACTGTTGTTTTTTATTCTCGGCACCGTTGACAATTCGGGCTGGATCATTCTTGGTGTGGGGGGCTGTCCTATGCAttgtaaggtttttaaaaaatcagtgttgGGTGTGGAATAAAAATCATTCCCAACCTTTACTCACTAGACACCAGTgatgccctccctgcccccaaactCTGACACCCAGAAAGTCTCCAGACAGTGCCAAATAGTTGGGAGGCAAAATCACTCCCGCTGAGAATCATTGACTTAGACCAACAAGCTTCCTCCTCTGTACTAAGATCAAAGaatgctttatttttcaattgaaagGAAGTCCTCAGagcataaaattaataattttattatactcTTCCACCTTTGTTtagatatatttgacatatagcactgtataaCTTTAAGTTATACAAGTTGATGATTTCATAGACATATATTGTGAGATACGACATCAACCATctgaaagtgtacaattcagtggcacttAGTACATTCACCATGTTGTGCAACCATCGCCTCCATATACTTCCAAACATGTTCATCTCCCCAAAGGAAAGACTGCTTCCGGTACCCGCTGAACAGTCAGTGTCCTCGCCGCAGTCTGCAACTTCCCGCCTCTGGCAGCCATTAGTCTCATTTCTCTCTCTATGGATTTATTTGAGTGTTTTATATTCCATCTATCCCATAGGAGTAATGCTTCTGGGCTCTTATGCATCACCCCTGATCATCAAAGTGTTCACAGGCATCAACATTTTTGTTCCAATCTTCACGATCATCTCTGGCTTCATTAAGGGAGACCTGCACAACTGGCAACTCACAGAACAGGACTACAGACTGAACACATCCAGATCCAGTGACATCTATAGGTTAGGAGGCTATGACCCTTGGCCAGAGAAATGCTTGTGAAGTGGGGGAGGTGGCAGTGAAGAGCTGGGAAGACAGTAGAGACTAGAGAGATCTGGGCTGGTGAATCCACAAGATCAGATGATGGGAGTGCTGGAGCCCAGGGTTTGTGGTATGAAGGGAGGATTCCAGTAGAGATGACTGAACACACCCCACCTATGTTCTTCCTCATTCCTTCTCTCACCATAGCTTGGGCCCTCTCGGTTCTGGAGGGTTTGTGCCCTTTGGCTttgatgggattctccaaggagcAGCCCTATGCTTCTACTCATTTGTTGGTTTTGATGGCATTGTCATGAAAGGTAACATGGTTATTGTGGGTCCCATCAGGGGCTTGGGCACAGTTTCAGCTGCCCTTGGGCACAGGGGTTGGTAGATGGTTAACCTGCTTTGGAAgatgcaggaggaaaggggatttttttcttctttttgctttcacTCCAGTGTGTTTTCCTGACCCATACTTCCATCCACCCTGCAGGGAGAGAAGCCCGAAATCCTCAGCGTTCCATCACTTTGAGCATGGTGATCTCCATCTTCATTGGCTTTTTGGCATACTCTGGTGTCTCAGCATCAATCACCCTCATGGTGCCCTAC from Muntiacus reevesi chromosome 2, mMunRee1.1, whole genome shotgun sequence harbors:
- the LOC136158929 gene encoding cationic amino acid transporter 3-like → MLRQYVRQLGQKLVHRQPVEPIEVSESPAAHLNTLDLVGFGVASTLGASVYIVAGAVAKYIAGPATIISLLVAALSCVMCGLCYAELRAQVPCSGSVYLYSYATMGQLCAFVIGWNLILYLVIGTASLSKVWSITFDSLIGNHISQALEETFSPYMPSFLATFPDFVALALLLVMIGVMLLGSYASPLIIKVFTGINIFVPIFTIISGFIKGDLHNWQLTEQDYRLNTSRSSDIYSLGPLGSGGFVPFGFDGILQGAALCFYSFVGFDGIVMKGREARNPQRSITLSMVISIFIGFLAYSGVSASITLMVPYYQIHPFSPLPQAFLHVGWDPARYIMAVVFLCALLYSLLGTIFYMSQLICAMATDGLLFRGLAQTHARTGTPVMAIMSSVNLAAIMALLLDLQHMVEHMSTGMIFGNTLGTFSVLVLRYQPDMNEKAEEEVEIEAEVEEHPLDSVPEASISRILKSLWFPASTIPIQKSGQIVYRCASLLVLLLIILSLILAQWPRRVFSGDPVLTTVVVLLLLLITGVTVIIWRQPQDPSPLMFRVPALPVLPLVSIFVNVYLMMLMTSRTWTQFGIWNAIGFVIYFGYGIRHSLEENNEQQPPASTSQS